Below is a genomic region from Cloeon dipterum chromosome 2, ieCloDipt1.1, whole genome shotgun sequence.
GGCCGGCGAAAAAACGTTATGATCCATGCGGCGCTCTCGCATCTCGCATTGTCCACTTTTGCCGCTTTATTTCTAGCAAGCAGAGCACAACAAGCATCATATTGCACGCGAGTGCGATTTCGCGTGGAAATCACAGCGGCAGCGAAAATTGGCAGTCGGCGCCGCGGATAATGAAAAGCAGACCCGCCGCGCTGCGCCGCGTGCAAATTACCCCCGGCGGACAAACAGAAATTGGTGTGTTATAcccacacatacacacacacacacacacatatgtgTGAATACGAAGAGACGCGTCCGATTGAAATAACAGCAGCGGCGCGCGGCATTGTTTGCGCCGCGCATATGAGCACCAGCTGATGCTgctttaattcaattagatTGTTTTCGGCCGGCAAGTGAGGCTGAAGTTGCAGTTCCCACACTGCTCTCTTGCTAATCAAAAAGTGTGTAGCccttgttcaatttttctgcatGCACGAACGAAACAACAGAAttcaatttggcaaaaatcgGAGTAAGCCGCTGAATGTAAGGGCTGACTGAGATTCATTGCCAATCaaaagatgtttttttttgcttgtcCCCGTtataaattagtttatttagTTCTTGATCTCATTCCacttgcatttaaattaattttttatgttttcttaaaatcattATCTCTGTTTTAAGACAAACTTAGtatcacatttaatttaaaagcaacttGCATCCGTTAATTAGCAATcgggtgaatttttaattctacttcTTAACTGTGGGAAGCTCTTCttccaataattattaaagaataaaCTAGTGTTTTCCCGTAAATTGCCgtatctcattttaaatttgtgtgttgGATAAGTTAAGAGaaggaatttattaaaatgaacgATTGAACTCTACAATTGTTAATTCTTAGTGCGCCTCGAAAGAGGTGAAAGACCTTATATAGTCAAACaaatttcagacaaaaaaACTGACACAGCCTTTGACGTTTTCCTACTACTACTATTATTTCTATTGCAAAGTGGTTTGACTCCCTTTCCgccagcaataaaaatgctggtggtggcggcggcaccCTCTCATTAGCCCCACCCCTGCACGCGACCTGCGCGTCACGTGACTCGGGAAAGGTAAGCCCGGCTCAGTTACGCGCTAACAGTCTCACCTGACACTCCGAACAGAGCGCTACTACACTTTTCCACGGACCACCGCACTCCGCTCTTCCGACTGGAAGACGCGTTTTTCTTCTAAGTTCGagtgagtttttaaaatttcatttttattttatattttacttgtgTATCGAGtccaaaatttgatataattttaaactaattatttgaTACAATGACAAGTTCCTATACTGCTCacttgctttaaaataaacatttatttttaaatatataaactaaaattacaaattatcaCAGCAgtggtttttttatattaaacttaattaaatttaaataatgaggtaaaaattgttttttttatttttaaaataaattttaaaattatatataataattttattatttaatttatttattattttagttgttattatttaattacttgcTTTGaatgttgaattaaataaagtaaaattttataaatttgtgatGCAAgttggaattgaaaattagtaaaaGTTGCTTTGCAATATAGTGTTCCAATTTCTTCATGAATGGTCCAGAATTAATGCAGCGCTAGAACATgtatttatcgaaaaatttaaattcgatgCTACATCTTAATCCTCCCTACAATGAAGATTGTAGCAATGATAAAGAAAAACTTGATctgacaatatttaaaaatcctgcTTGGAAGTtgaaaacttacaaaaataCCTGTTTTAAGTGTTTGCCCTCTTGCAATTctgtaatttgcaaattaaaacttgccAAATAAATAAGGTTGTACTTTTCCGTCcacaaattttttctgttttatttagAGCACAAATGAATGCTGGTAAGCCTGAAAcagcttcaaatttaatttttttttaggcatattaatgcaatttttaattcgaaataGTTTTCGCTGGACTATAAAGACTTGACAATttgcgatttttaattccgagaGCGGTTAATTGAAACGGACGCAGATGcatgccaaattaatttaattaaatctaattaatttaattaaattaatttcctatttttaaaaaatcaaccaaaattttattgttgttgtcaTTGAATCATAATCCGAAAATTATGagatttaaagatttatttagatattttccaataatGAACCTGATACTTTAAGCACAGAAAATTTTGCGTCAGCAAAAAGATGAATTCCTGATTCGTTTCTTcccatcaaatttaaaaaattgtcaattgaaataactctcagtaaataaattatttctatttccGTCCTTGCAGCTAGCACAGCTCGAAACTGTTGGAGGCGGCGACGTGGGCCGGGGGTGGCAGGATGGAGGCCGGCCACATGTACCAGGCGCAGTTCCAGCCGCAGGAGCCCTACTACGATTGCtggaacaacaacaacaacaacaacacaagCCTGAATTTgcacaacagcagcagcaacgcgTCGTTCGGGTGCTGGGAGTCGGCGAGCGGCGGCTCGACGGGCGCCTCGCCGCCGACGCAGGCCTCCCTCGAGCTGATCCGCGGCCGCATCGTGTGCCGCGGCGGCCTGGGCAGCGGCCGCCGGCGCAGCGAGCGGCCGCCGTCGCCGACGGTGGTGAAGAAGCGGCGACTGGCGGCGAACGCGCGTGAACGCCGACGCATGAACGGCCTGAACGAGGCGTTCGACCGGCTCAGAGAGGTCGTCCCGTCGCTCGGCAACGACCACAAGCTCTCCAAGTTCGAGACCCTGCAGATGGCGCAAACCTACATCTCCGCCCTGTGCGAGCTGCTGGACCGCTCCGGCGGCAGGTGACCCTCGCTGGACATTGACATTCAGGCCTAGTTAGACCCGTGCAAACAATGGCGGAAATCCGGAgtgaaattctatttttagccTAGTctggatttaattattttaacggaTATTTTAGTGTGGTGAAAAAATACTCTCTGTTATATTAGAGTtgcaatttgatattaaatttttggtaataagaaaaaatgcagcgcagcaaaaaggaaaaatttcaggTAATCTCTCTCGTCAGGGCTGGGCATgggaattttttgcaaatttgttttattttgcggcTAGTTTCTcccgtttttttttgcaaaaaaattgcagctattgatttttgccttttcaGCTCTCTTGCCaactttttaacaaaaaaatttaataaaatttgttttagatattttttacgaaaaaaaaacaaatgaaaaataccaaAAGCTGTGGACCCCAGATTTTCAGATaccattttaacaaatatgttttaatggtaaaactggtcaattttgagTTATAAGCTTAATAAACCGCgcgaaactggtaaaaaaacgcaaaaaaacactgcattcAGGTCCTCTTCCCTCTGTAATAGTGCAGAATAAGgtaaaaaatgacattattttcacaatttattgatttattcttCCTAAAAGAAACTAAAACCCCTTAAATGCATCGTTTTTGTTCACTGCACGCTTTGAAATCTCTACGCGCCTGTCATTTTTAGTCTTGAAGATagtcaaaatcatttttttttttttgtaataacactccttcattttttttgctcgGAAAGTAGCaggaaacttgaaaaattcaaaaattattttaagtggaTCAAAGTCCCGAAAGTAActgttgcaaaattgaatatttttttcgatttgaaGAGTTTATCGAAAAATTAGCGGAAAAATCGCTTAAAATCTCCTGAAAAGAACTTTAATACAGGCAAAAACGAGAAACACGCGTCATTTGGTCCAAAATGTCCAATCTTTCAATCTCCGATGAACAATTTATAGGtccaaaaaatacaaagacATTTTTGCAGCGTTTTTAATGCCGTGCAAAATACCTGCATTAGTTAATCTGCGACagggacaaaaataattgtacaatatgcgaattttttattagtttccGCCGCTTCCCCATCATCTGAatcgtaaaaatatcaatttttcaactagAAAAGCAACTATAGAGCCAAGAACATCTAAATATCTTGTCGcgattgcaatttttcttattcctttcgctaaaaattaaaagaggccatgtcaatttatcaattttcaagcCCGAATAATGCAGAAAGATCGAAAATAGAATTTCACAGccatttcgacgccatttcCAGCCAAGTGCGAATTCCGTCCGTTCGTCTAATGCGATCAAGACGCATTTCTTCAGCATTTGAGCCTCGGGTCACGCCGTCTGCCGGCGCGAAGACACTTTTGTTGTTGGTTTACTTAAAAAGTGAGTGCTGACTGGGGCTTTTTGGCCCGGACAATCGAGTCGTGTGAGTCTGATTACGTtataaataagtatttttgTACCGAGTTTATACACAGCGCTTCTTTTGTGCGTGCCTAatttattgtgaaaataaacCTTTGAAGCATTTTCGAAAAgccttttgcctttttactATACTGCGACGAACAGGACGAGCCCCTTTTTCAAATCCAGCATCTGCGGCTAACGAGGCGcgattaattgcaaaaaattaatctttattgCGAGATGGAATCGTGGCAAGACAGGAAGAAAACACGTGTGTCCTTTTACGGCCGAATTTTTCCACTCTTTGTGCGCGTTGCTGCGCTTTCCGAGAAATCAATCACGGCGATCGCCTCGCATACGTTTCAGGGGCATTTCGACAGCATCACGCGGGATAATGACGACTTTTTATTCGCCAGGCGCAGATAACACGCGGCTTTTGTGCTTTCTTGATATTATTTCGGGAGAGAAGTGAGTTGAATGCATGCACGCGCGACATGCaacaaacgcgcgcggccggcCGGACACACATTTGCTCGCAGCGAAAAGGCCCGCGCGCACACGGGAGATATTCATGATTTAGGGAAAACcctttttatcaaaagcaaACTGACATATGCTGGacatcattaaaatatttaaattgcacaCTGTACCAAAAGTGTAATTAGCGtcgtttcaaaatataaaacagcTTGCGTTTactgcaaaatgaatttaatggaCTCTcggcattattaatttattaattcttggTATATTACGGGTGTAATTAAGTAATAGACTATGAGATCCAATCTAGAAAGAATTTATCTTGTGATTTATTGTCACTTTGACCAgttataaaatgcaaaaattcaaagttaatCACGTTTAACACGCTATAGTTAaattagaaacattttaaatgaggattgatactgcaaaatccttgttgaaaatgcatgaactcattcaaattgattagttgaagccaaaattgacctaagtagcagctagaaaaatgaatttttattgtaaaaacgtccttttttattgatgcaaattgtagaacaaatttttgatcCATCAACTTTACTTCTTATTGCatccaataattcaaataattttcaattgtcgccctCTATCCACTTTAAAGTGAATTCATTGACACatgaaaacaattgaaattaatttgagttgCTGTAGATTACAATCATAGCAGATGATCATgttggtttaaatatttacctcAACAATGTGcaacaatttctttaaaaaaataaaaaaaggctttcaatgattttttgcttgattttgatctcTCTCGTAACTTCCAACGGTGTGTGAAttatagattaaattttccttctggcGAAATGAATCCAGGttttcaataaggagacagtgctcgccgatcgatttgcatgcaaattttatgaccaattttctcagaaatttaaactgaacCCTTGGGAAAATGTATgcttttcctaatttttagagaacATTTAAGATATAggggtaaaaaatattttcggaaTGTGCTAACTCACTTTAATTCAAAGATGCTTAAAAAGGACGGATAAACTCacgaagagaaatttaaaaacgacgCAAGGACTTCGATTAGGCCACTGGTGTGTGTTGAGACAGCCAGTGCGCTAGTTTTGGcttacataattttcaaattttcacttcctAACCGAATGCGATAATATTCATgagtctttttttaaatcacgatAAAATATGCCAAGACAGGAATGAGaggaaatgatatttttactaaaaaacattttacgtacaaaataattttttaaattgaaattacaatggtttgcaaaaacttttgactttaaaatttcatctatCCTCGacaacatttcaaaattttcagattcatttaatttttaacaaatttaaccaaaaagaatttatttatacacttGTCTTATTCTGAACAGAGGTGGGAAAGCAGGTATTTTATCCTATTTATCCAAAGTGACCTGACAGAACAACAAAAACTGCGGATAAAAAAGTGATTAAATAAGCACAACTACTTTTCCTCTTTGTGTGAGCATGGAAGGCGACCTTCATGTGTAAAAAGCAGGACAAAAAGCGGTGCCGCGACTTATAAAGtctacaataattttctaattttcgtGAGAGACAAGGCGAAATGAAATGATAgatgatgattttttgctggTCCGTAACACGCGCGCACGCTCCAGTTTTTTAGCCTCATTACGGCGGAGGTGTTGAGAGCTGTATTTAATTGTGCCGGCCGCGGCTGAGAGCAGATGGTGCGCCCAACTCGTGGCTTTCCGCGGGGGACACGCGAGCCGCGGACGCAAAAACCCCGCCGCAACCATTGTTGCCGGTCAACAAACGACGCTAATCCGGCGCGGAAATTAGCGAGCGCTTTTTGACAGCCTAATAACTCTCAAAGCGGTGACACTCGGAAAATAACCGACGGGCGAGCATCCCAT
It encodes:
- the LOC135937684 gene encoding transcription factor ATOH1-like; amino-acid sequence: MEAGHMYQAQFQPQEPYYDCWNNNNNNNTSLNLHNSSSNASFGCWESASGGSTGASPPTQASLELIRGRIVCRGGLGSGRRRSERPPSPTVVKKRRLAANARERRRMNGLNEAFDRLREVVPSLGNDHKLSKFETLQMAQTYISALCELLDRSGGR